In Verrucomicrobiia bacterium, a genomic segment contains:
- a CDS encoding STAS domain-containing protein, whose product MKISQQDGTLNATKLQQLGATNADLFQEEMQSAMAADLKAIEVDFSETSFVDSHGLGALLMIHKTACNRHGDVPLRVVNPQPSVQQILELTRMHRIFEIVKRPVLTVEMAEAHSR is encoded by the coding sequence ATGAAAATATCACAACAAGACGGCACACTGAATGCCACTAAGTTGCAACAATTGGGCGCCACCAACGCCGATCTCTTCCAAGAGGAAATGCAATCAGCCATGGCGGCTGACTTGAAAGCGATCGAAGTGGATTTCTCCGAAACCAGCTTCGTGGACAGTCACGGCCTGGGTGCCTTGCTCATGATCCACAAGACCGCTTGCAACCGTCATGGCGATGTACCGTTGCGCGTGGTGAATCCACAGCCGTCCGTGCAACAAATCCTCGAACTTACTAGGATGCATCGCATCTTCGAGATTGTGAAGCGTCCGGTATTGACCGTCGAAATGGCGGAAGCTCACAGCCGTTAA